The proteins below are encoded in one region of Clostridia bacterium:
- the sdhB gene encoding succinate dehydrogenase iron-sulfur subunit — protein sequence MANKSVILKIKRQADPQSKPYWEEFELAWKPGMNVISCFMDIAQNPITREGKQTTPITYDSSCLEEVCGSCAMLINGKARMACSALIDKLEQPVKIEPFTKFPVIRDLAVDRSVLFENLKAVKAWVPVDGTYDLGSGPRLSPTEQEVAYPLSRCISCCCCMEACPQFNESTGFVGAATISQVRLFNTHPTGKALKTERLDALMGDGGIQECGYAQNCVEVCPKDIPLTTSISEVGREVTKRAILDFFKS from the coding sequence ATGGCCAACAAATCCGTCATTCTCAAAATCAAGCGCCAGGCAGACCCCCAGTCGAAACCGTACTGGGAAGAATTTGAGCTCGCGTGGAAGCCGGGCATGAACGTGATCTCCTGCTTCATGGACATCGCGCAGAACCCAATCACTCGCGAAGGCAAGCAGACCACACCGATCACTTACGACTCCAGTTGTTTGGAAGAGGTGTGCGGCTCGTGCGCTATGCTCATCAACGGCAAGGCTCGTATGGCCTGCTCCGCGCTGATTGACAAACTCGAGCAACCGGTCAAGATCGAGCCGTTTACGAAGTTTCCTGTCATTCGCGATCTTGCGGTCGATCGCAGCGTACTTTTCGAGAACTTGAAGGCCGTAAAAGCCTGGGTCCCCGTAGACGGAACGTACGACCTCGGTTCCGGCCCGCGGCTTTCTCCCACCGAGCAGGAAGTGGCGTATCCGCTGTCACGGTGCATCTCCTGCTGCTGCTGCATGGAAGCTTGTCCTCAGTTCAACGAGAGCACCGGTTTTGTAGGCGCTGCCACGATCTCGCAAGTACGACTGTTCAATACTCATCCGACTGGAAAGGCTCTGAAGACCGAGCGCCTGGACGCGCTGATGGGCGACGGTGGCATTCAGGAATGCGGATACGCACAAAACTGCGTCGAAGTCTGTCCCAAGGACATTCCGCTGACCACGTCGATCAGTGAAGTTGGTCGCGAGGTGACGAAGAGGGCGATTCTGGACTTCTTCAAGTCTTAG
- a CDS encoding peptidylprolyl isomerase, with product MARQPGLYAAFTTSEGTIVCRLFDTQAPKTVTNFVELAEGKREWTHPVTNKKSNDRLFDGGIFHRVIPNFMIQGGDPAGTGFGGPGYKFEDETKGSPHSFDKAGKLAMANSGPNTNGSQFFITVAPTPWLTGNHTIFGEVIEGQDIADKIANVPRDRQDRPLKEVTVNSVTIERV from the coding sequence ATGGCACGCCAACCCGGTCTATACGCCGCCTTCACCACATCAGAAGGAACCATCGTCTGCCGCCTCTTCGATACGCAAGCGCCGAAGACAGTCACAAACTTTGTCGAACTCGCCGAGGGCAAGCGCGAGTGGACGCACCCGGTCACGAACAAGAAATCGAACGATCGCCTCTTCGATGGCGGCATATTTCATCGAGTGATTCCCAATTTCATGATTCAGGGCGGCGACCCCGCGGGCACGGGTTTTGGCGGTCCCGGCTACAAGTTTGAGGACGAAACCAAAGGCTCACCGCACAGCTTCGATAAGGCTGGCAAACTGGCCATGGCTAACTCGGGTCCGAACACGAATGGAAGTCAGTTCTTTATCACCGTAGCGCCCACGCCGTGGCTCACGGGCAATCACACGATCTTCGGAGAAGTCATCGAGGGTCAGGACATCGCCGATAAAATCGCGAACGTTCCGCGCGACCGGCAGGACCGCCCGCTGAAGGAAGTTACCGTCAACTCCGTCACCATCGAGCGAGTGTAA
- the sdhA gene encoding succinate dehydrogenase flavoprotein subunit, whose translation MANAPNIVIVGGGLAGLSAAIKVAEMGGHVDLFSIVPVKRSHSVCAQGGINAAKNLKGEGDSPWQHFDDTIYGGDFLANQPPVKAMCDMAPAIIDLLDRMGVPFNRTPEGLLDFRRFGGTLFNRTAFAGATTGQQLLYALDEQVRRYESEGKVTKYEHWEFLSAVLDAEGVCRGICAMDLRSMDVVTFPAEAVIIATGGIGAIFGKSTNSVVCTGSAQSALYQQGAYYANGEFIQVHPTSIPGEDKLRLMSESARGEGGRVWVPKTPGDKRAARSIPENERWYFLEEWYPKYGNLVPRDVATRAIHKVVYEHNLGVEGQPMVYLDLTHIDRKVLDHKLEGILEIYEKFVGDDPREVPMKIFPGMHYTMGGLWVDVNQRTNIQGLYACGECDYSIHGANRLGANSLMSCISGGFIAGPDAVLYGRNLAKSSQAVGNGCFDAERKRQVEMNQQLMNSDGTENPFRLWKEMGDIMSQNVTVSRYNKNLQATDAKLVELLERYRHVNLSDRSTWANQSFAFTRQLYNMLQLARVITQGAAMRDESRGAHYKPDFPDRDDANWLKTTKAYFAADADEPRFEFEPVDVSLIKPRPRRYDAAT comes from the coding sequence ATGGCAAACGCACCAAATATCGTTATCGTCGGAGGCGGGCTGGCTGGACTCTCGGCCGCCATCAAGGTCGCTGAAATGGGCGGCCACGTGGACCTGTTCTCCATTGTGCCCGTCAAGCGGTCGCACTCCGTCTGCGCTCAGGGCGGCATCAACGCCGCGAAGAACCTGAAGGGCGAGGGTGATTCCCCCTGGCAGCACTTTGACGACACCATTTATGGTGGCGATTTCCTCGCCAACCAGCCACCGGTCAAAGCAATGTGCGACATGGCTCCGGCCATTATCGACCTGCTGGATCGCATGGGAGTGCCCTTTAACCGCACCCCGGAGGGTCTGCTGGACTTCCGCCGCTTCGGTGGGACGCTGTTTAACCGAACGGCGTTCGCCGGTGCTACGACGGGGCAGCAACTCCTTTACGCGCTCGACGAGCAGGTTCGCCGCTACGAGTCCGAAGGCAAAGTAACGAAGTACGAGCATTGGGAGTTCCTCTCCGCCGTGCTCGACGCCGAGGGCGTTTGCCGTGGCATCTGCGCCATGGACCTGCGTTCGATGGACGTTGTCACGTTTCCAGCCGAGGCGGTCATCATCGCCACGGGTGGAATCGGCGCAATTTTCGGCAAGTCGACGAACTCAGTGGTCTGCACCGGTTCGGCGCAGTCGGCCCTGTATCAACAGGGCGCATACTACGCCAACGGCGAGTTCATCCAGGTTCACCCAACTTCGATTCCGGGCGAAGACAAACTGCGGCTCATGTCAGAGTCGGCCCGCGGCGAAGGCGGACGCGTCTGGGTTCCCAAGACGCCCGGCGATAAGCGCGCTGCAAGGAGCATTCCCGAGAACGAGCGCTGGTACTTCCTCGAAGAGTGGTATCCGAAGTACGGCAATCTTGTTCCGCGGGACGTAGCTACTCGTGCCATCCACAAGGTTGTTTACGAGCACAACCTTGGCGTCGAGGGCCAGCCGATGGTCTACCTCGACCTGACGCACATCGATCGCAAGGTGCTTGATCACAAGCTGGAAGGCATCCTGGAGATCTACGAGAAGTTTGTGGGCGACGACCCGCGCGAAGTTCCCATGAAGATTTTCCCGGGCATGCACTACACAATGGGCGGACTCTGGGTTGACGTTAACCAGCGCACGAATATCCAGGGTCTCTATGCGTGCGGCGAGTGCGATTACTCGATCCACGGCGCAAACCGTCTCGGGGCGAACTCGCTGATGTCATGCATTTCCGGAGGCTTCATCGCCGGTCCGGACGCGGTTCTCTATGGGCGTAACCTGGCGAAGTCTTCGCAGGCGGTGGGCAATGGGTGTTTCGACGCTGAGAGAAAGCGTCAGGTCGAAATGAACCAGCAGCTCATGAATTCCGATGGCACGGAGAATCCGTTCCGCCTATGGAAGGAAATGGGCGACATCATGTCCCAGAACGTGACCGTCTCCCGGTACAACAAGAACCTCCAGGCGACGGATGCGAAGCTGGTCGAACTGCTGGAGCGCTATCGTCACGTCAACTTGAGCGATCGTTCCACGTGGGCGAACCAGTCGTTCGCCTTTACGCGCCAGCTCTATAACATGCTGCAACTTGCGCGAGTGATTACGCAGGGCGCTGCCATGCGCGATGAGTCACGTGGCGCGCACTACAAGCCGGACTTCCCCGACCGCGACGACGCGAACTGGCTCAAGACGACGAAGGCGTACTTCGCCGCCGATGCCGACGAGCCACGTTTCGAGTTCGAGCCAGTGGATGTCTCGCTCATCAAGCCGCGGCCACGCCGTTACGACGCAGCAACATAG
- a CDS encoding NCS2 family permease → MSRLRTFFKIDERGTTVGREIIAGLTTFTTMSYIVIVNPAILKTAGIPPEPSMVATVLAAIFGCLLMGLYANRPFAIAPYMGENAFIAFTVCQLLGYKWQTALAAVFIAGVLFILLTVLKVRSWVVESVPQSLRYSFAVGIGLFLTFVGLNQTGIVMLGSAGSPVRTGALTSHPVLVAIFGFVLISILTIRKFPGAILLGIIVTALVAFLAGTAPPPHGIVSMPPSVMPIVGQLDLKGALTWGAFPIVLTIFIMAFVDTMGTLIGLSARAGFLDKDGNLPQIERPMLVDALATTFSPILGTTTAGAFVESATGIEAGGRTGLTSLVVAACFALSLFFSPFVAAIPAQAYGPALIIVGLFMLAPIVKINFDDYTESIPSFAVVVLMCFTFNIAVGITAGFVLYPLCKVVSGRRRELRPGIWVLTALSLLFFIFYPYQ, encoded by the coding sequence TGACGACGTTCACAACCATGTCCTACATCGTGATTGTGAATCCGGCAATCCTGAAAACCGCAGGGATTCCGCCGGAACCCTCGATGGTAGCAACCGTGCTGGCTGCGATTTTCGGCTGCCTTCTTATGGGGCTATATGCCAACCGGCCTTTCGCCATCGCGCCCTACATGGGAGAGAATGCGTTCATTGCTTTCACTGTTTGCCAACTGCTTGGCTACAAGTGGCAAACGGCGCTGGCAGCCGTGTTCATCGCCGGGGTATTGTTCATCCTACTTACGGTTTTGAAAGTGCGGAGCTGGGTCGTGGAATCCGTGCCGCAGTCGCTGCGTTACAGTTTCGCGGTAGGCATAGGACTTTTTCTCACATTCGTCGGACTCAACCAGACCGGCATCGTTATGCTTGGCTCGGCGGGCTCCCCCGTGCGCACGGGAGCGTTGACGTCACACCCCGTGCTGGTCGCCATCTTCGGATTTGTATTAATCAGCATCCTGACTATCCGGAAATTTCCAGGCGCAATCCTGCTCGGAATTATAGTGACTGCATTGGTCGCATTTTTGGCGGGAACGGCCCCGCCTCCGCATGGAATCGTAAGCATGCCGCCGAGCGTGATGCCTATCGTGGGCCAGCTCGATCTGAAGGGAGCTTTGACCTGGGGCGCATTCCCGATCGTCCTGACGATCTTCATCATGGCATTCGTGGACACGATGGGAACATTGATAGGACTCTCCGCGCGCGCCGGCTTCCTGGATAAAGATGGGAACCTTCCGCAGATTGAACGCCCAATGCTGGTCGACGCGCTGGCTACGACGTTCTCGCCGATTCTCGGAACCACAACTGCTGGCGCGTTCGTTGAGTCCGCGACGGGGATTGAGGCCGGTGGACGCACGGGGCTGACTTCGCTTGTTGTCGCAGCCTGCTTTGCACTTTCCCTGTTCTTCTCGCCGTTCGTGGCTGCCATCCCAGCACAGGCGTACGGTCCCGCGCTGATCATTGTGGGCCTGTTCATGCTCGCGCCGATTGTGAAAATCAACTTTGACGACTACACGGAGTCCATACCATCATTCGCCGTCGTAGTGCTTATGTGCTTCACGTTCAACATCGCGGTGGGCATCACAGCGGGGTTCGTGCTGTATCCGCTATGCAAGGTGGTCTCTGGCCGACGCAGGGAACTGCGTCCGGGCATATGGGTACTGACTGCTCTTTCACTGCTCTTCTTTATCTTTTATCCGTATCAATGA
- the mdh gene encoding malate dehydrogenase, which produces MRKKVSIVGSGNVGATAAHWIASKELADVVLIDIVEGVPQGKGLDLLEAMPIEKRDSFVIGTQDYADTANSDIVVITAGVPRKPGMSRDDLLNINHKIMRDVVEKVVQYSPNCILIIVSNPLDAMAQAAYRLSGFSRNRVIGMAGVLDSARFRTFIAQELKVSVENVTAFVLGGHGDTMVPLPRYSTVAGIPITELMSSDTLEHIVQRTRDGGAEIVKYLKTGSAFYAPSAAATEMVEAILKDKKKILPCAAYLEGEYGVNGLFVGVPCKLGERGIEEIIQIKLTADEQAQLERSAGAVKELIAVIGV; this is translated from the coding sequence ATGCGCAAGAAAGTTAGCATCGTTGGGTCTGGCAATGTGGGCGCAACGGCGGCACACTGGATCGCGTCGAAAGAACTGGCGGATGTAGTGTTGATCGACATCGTGGAGGGCGTGCCCCAAGGGAAGGGCTTGGACCTGCTGGAAGCGATGCCCATCGAAAAGCGGGACTCATTCGTCATCGGCACGCAAGACTATGCCGATACGGCGAACTCTGACATCGTAGTGATCACCGCAGGCGTTCCTCGCAAGCCGGGAATGAGCCGCGACGATCTTCTTAACATCAATCACAAGATCATGCGCGACGTGGTCGAGAAGGTTGTGCAGTATTCGCCGAACTGCATCCTGATCATCGTTTCAAACCCGCTGGACGCAATGGCGCAGGCGGCATACCGCCTTAGCGGCTTTTCGCGTAACCGCGTGATCGGCATGGCTGGCGTTCTGGACTCCGCGCGATTCCGCACGTTCATCGCGCAGGAACTTAAGGTCAGCGTTGAGAACGTGACGGCTTTCGTGCTCGGCGGCCACGGCGACACGATGGTTCCCCTGCCGCGCTACTCTACGGTTGCAGGAATCCCCATCACCGAACTCATGAGCAGCGACACGCTCGAGCACATTGTCCAGCGCACGCGTGATGGTGGTGCCGAGATCGTGAAGTACCTCAAGACCGGTTCGGCGTTCTACGCGCCTTCAGCCGCGGCTACCGAAATGGTTGAAGCGATTCTGAAGGACAAGAAGAAGATTCTTCCCTGTGCTGCGTATCTCGAAGGCGAATACGGCGTCAACGGCCTTTTCGTTGGCGTTCCGTGCAAGCTGGGCGAGCGCGGTATCGAAGAGATCATTCAGATCAAGCTGACGGCAGATGAGCAGGCACAGCTAGAACGCAGTGCTGGAGCCGTAAAGGAATTGATCGCCGTTATTGGCGTCTAA
- a CDS encoding succinate dehydrogenase — MRRLHSITGIVPVGAFLLEHFISNAFATNGATAYALQVKFLSGLPFRVFLEVFGIFIPLLYHAFYGFYIWYRGEGNATEYPWAGNWFYTSQRWTGAIAFAYILYHTWVMRFSGVHLPEYPGAAFGKVQMEFFTQPWTVGFYIVGIIAASWHFSYGIWLFAAKWGITVGENARKKFGYVCTAFAVLLIVLGLATIRAFYQFPQQAIDPAGAKRIEAGEQYNQEHSNR, encoded by the coding sequence TTGCGTCGCCTGCACTCGATCACCGGCATCGTTCCAGTCGGCGCTTTTCTTTTAGAGCACTTTATCTCCAACGCTTTCGCTACGAATGGCGCGACAGCCTACGCGCTGCAGGTAAAGTTTCTCTCCGGACTGCCGTTCCGGGTTTTCCTGGAAGTCTTCGGCATTTTCATTCCGCTGCTCTATCACGCGTTCTACGGCTTCTATATCTGGTACCGCGGCGAGGGCAATGCCACCGAATACCCGTGGGCCGGCAATTGGTTCTATACGTCCCAACGGTGGACGGGCGCGATCGCATTTGCATACATCCTCTATCACACCTGGGTGATGCGCTTTTCGGGCGTTCACCTGCCTGAGTATCCGGGCGCTGCGTTCGGCAAGGTGCAGATGGAATTTTTCACGCAGCCTTGGACGGTAGGTTTCTACATTGTCGGCATTATCGCGGCGTCGTGGCATTTTTCGTATGGCATATGGCTGTTTGCCGCGAAGTGGGGCATCACGGTCGGTGAGAACGCTCGCAAGAAGTTCGGCTACGTCTGCACAGCTTTTGCGGTGTTGTTGATCGTGCTCGGCCTTGCAACGATTCGCGCTTTCTATCAATTCCCGCAGCAGGCGATCGATCCCGCCGGAGCCAAGCGCATTGAAGCCGGCGAGCAGTACAACCAGGAACATAGCAATCGATAG
- a CDS encoding dipeptidase, which translates to MAYFARSLCCCLLFGSLALTHAVAAAASPSNRKDSAALESQKKSATASSTSASRAATSAITPAKADYRAVHDSAIVVDTHADTPMRFADDSFDPGSDAGRGHWDLAKARAGNLGVEFFSIWVEPSKNKDHAAHRALDMIDSVYRVVAAHPGQLALASGTKEIRALRTGPHKKIAILMGIEGGHAIENDLSILRNYYRLGARYMTMTWANSTEWAQSSGDLPKPDPETGRVKDPGLNDFGRQIVREMNRIGMMVDVSHVSDRTFYHTLTVSRAPVIASHSSSRALTNSPRNMTDEMLVALARSGGVAMVNFNCGFLSDDYNKRSADYWRDHPQEITRYRDLYRKYMEDKSQVAFSQLQEFEAALNRDVPRPPFSVLVDHIDHIAKVAGVDHVGIGSDFDGVPCMPQGMNSVADLPKITEALLQRGYTSEQVHKILGGNLLRVFADVERVSRELASEKPMDMRREVKMPEQSDEPKPKQPDAAKPEAPKKEEPK; encoded by the coding sequence ATGGCGTATTTCGCACGTTCGCTCTGTTGCTGCCTGTTGTTCGGTTCCCTAGCCCTGACTCACGCCGTCGCCGCCGCTGCGTCCCCTAGCAATCGCAAAGATTCAGCCGCCCTGGAGTCGCAGAAGAAGTCCGCAACGGCGTCCAGCACATCCGCATCCAGGGCTGCGACTTCGGCGATAACCCCTGCAAAGGCTGACTACAGAGCCGTGCACGACTCTGCCATCGTGGTGGACACGCACGCCGACACACCGATGCGTTTCGCTGATGACTCGTTTGATCCCGGCAGCGATGCCGGACGCGGTCACTGGGACCTGGCGAAAGCGCGCGCAGGTAACCTGGGCGTGGAGTTCTTTTCCATATGGGTTGAGCCCAGCAAGAACAAGGATCACGCGGCGCACCGTGCGTTGGACATGATCGACTCCGTTTACCGCGTTGTCGCCGCACACCCCGGGCAGCTGGCGCTAGCTTCGGGCACAAAGGAGATTCGCGCGCTGCGCACCGGCCCCCACAAAAAGATCGCAATCCTCATGGGTATCGAGGGTGGGCACGCGATCGAGAACGACCTATCAATCTTGCGCAACTACTATCGCCTCGGCGCACGCTATATGACGATGACCTGGGCGAACTCTACAGAATGGGCGCAGTCGTCGGGAGACCTGCCTAAGCCAGATCCGGAGACCGGGCGCGTCAAGGACCCGGGCCTCAATGACTTTGGACGGCAGATCGTGCGCGAAATGAACCGCATCGGCATGATGGTCGATGTTTCGCACGTGTCCGACCGCACTTTCTACCACACGCTGACCGTCAGCCGCGCTCCCGTCATCGCTTCGCATTCATCGTCGCGCGCCCTTACCAATTCCCCGCGCAACATGACCGATGAAATGTTGGTTGCACTCGCCCGGAGTGGCGGCGTCGCAATGGTGAACTTCAATTGCGGATTTCTGAGCGACGACTACAACAAACGCTCTGCCGATTACTGGCGCGACCATCCGCAGGAGATCACACGATATCGCGACTTGTATCGCAAGTATATGGAGGACAAGTCGCAGGTCGCGTTCTCACAATTACAGGAATTCGAGGCAGCGCTGAACCGCGACGTGCCACGCCCGCCATTTTCTGTGCTCGTTGATCATATCGATCATATTGCGAAGGTTGCCGGAGTCGATCACGTCGGCATAGGATCGGATTTCGACGGCGTGCCTTGCATGCCGCAAGGCATGAACTCCGTTGCCGACCTTCCGAAGATCACGGAGGCACTATTGCAGCGCGGCTACACCAGCGAGCAGGTGCACAAGATTCTTGGCGGGAACCTGCTGCGCGTCTTTGCTGACGTAGAGCGCGTCTCGCGCGAGCTGGCATCTGAGAAGCCTATGGACATGCGTCGCGAAGTGAAGATGCCCGAGCAGTCCGATGAGCCTAAGCCTAAGCAACCCGACGCCGCAAAGCCCGAGGCTCCGAAGAAAGAAGAACCGAAGTAG
- a CDS encoding inositol-3-phosphate synthase yields MIPGMGAVATTFVAGVEAIRKGLAAPIGSLTQMGTIRLGKRTDGRSPKIKDFVPLANLDDLVFAGWDIFEDDMYTAARKAGVLEKDLVEQIKPFLQTIKPMKAVFDKNFVKKLDGPNVKTGANKMELAEQLREDIRNFKKTSGAERLVMIWCGSTESFIKESEVHASVKTFENGLRNNDENIAPSMIYAYAALMEGVPYANGAPNLSTDIPAMHELSRRNSAPICGKDYKTGQTLMKTILAPGFKARMLGLNGWFSTNILGNRDGEVLEDPGSFKTKEESKLSVLEHILQPELHPELYGNICHKVRINYYPPRGDNKEGWDNIDIFGWLGYPMQIKVDFLCRDSILAAPIVLDVVLFMDLAQRASELKGIGIQEWLSFYFKSPMTAPGLYPEHDLFIQLIKLKNTLRHLKGEELITHLGLEYYD; encoded by the coding sequence ATGATCCCCGGGATGGGCGCCGTGGCTACGACGTTCGTTGCCGGCGTGGAAGCTATTCGTAAAGGCCTCGCTGCGCCAATCGGTTCGTTGACGCAGATGGGTACCATCCGTTTGGGCAAGCGGACCGATGGACGTTCTCCGAAGATTAAGGATTTCGTTCCGCTCGCAAATCTCGATGATCTCGTGTTCGCAGGGTGGGACATCTTCGAGGACGATATGTACACGGCGGCTCGCAAGGCCGGCGTGCTCGAAAAGGATCTGGTCGAACAAATCAAGCCGTTTCTGCAGACGATCAAGCCGATGAAGGCTGTCTTCGACAAGAACTTTGTGAAGAAGCTCGATGGGCCGAACGTGAAGACCGGCGCGAACAAAATGGAACTGGCCGAGCAGTTGCGCGAGGACATTCGCAACTTCAAGAAGACCAGCGGAGCCGAGCGACTTGTGATGATCTGGTGCGGTTCGACCGAGAGCTTCATCAAGGAAAGCGAAGTTCACGCAAGCGTCAAAACTTTCGAGAACGGATTGCGCAACAACGACGAAAACATCGCGCCCTCCATGATTTACGCCTACGCGGCCCTCATGGAAGGCGTCCCGTACGCGAACGGCGCGCCGAACCTTTCAACCGACATCCCGGCCATGCATGAGTTGTCGCGTCGTAACTCAGCGCCGATCTGCGGCAAGGATTACAAAACCGGCCAGACGTTGATGAAGACGATCCTGGCGCCGGGCTTCAAAGCTCGCATGCTCGGACTGAACGGCTGGTTCTCCACCAACATTCTCGGCAATCGCGATGGAGAAGTGCTGGAAGATCCCGGCTCGTTCAAAACCAAGGAAGAGTCGAAGCTGTCTGTGCTTGAGCACATACTTCAGCCGGAACTCCATCCCGAGCTGTACGGGAACATCTGTCACAAGGTCCGCATCAACTACTATCCGCCGCGCGGCGACAACAAGGAGGGCTGGGACAACATTGACATCTTCGGGTGGCTTGGCTATCCGATGCAAATCAAGGTTGACTTCCTCTGTCGCGACTCCATCCTTGCAGCTCCCATCGTGCTTGACGTCGTCCTGTTCATGGACTTGGCGCAGCGCGCGAGCGAACTGAAGGGAATCGGCATCCAGGAGTGGCTCAGCTTCTACTTCAAGTCGCCGATGACGGCGCCGGGGCTTTATCCGGAGCACGATCTGTTCATTCAGCTCATTAAACTGAAGAACACGTTGCGTCACTTGAAAGGCGAGGAACTCATTACCCATCTCGGCCTGGAGTACTACGACTGA
- a CDS encoding M48 family metallopeptidase → MKFKASLATVALLFSSVAPFAVAQDKNQDKQQDETQQQKVKPGSKNDVEAIGNRDIGGKGKGLGNWYSVEKEIAMGKEYSNQIEASVKLVQDPVVTEYVNRVGQNLVRNSDARVPFTIKVIDSDEVNAFALPGGFFYVNTGLIMAADEEAELAGVMAHEIAHVAARHATRQMTRSQWANIGSIPLIFVGGGLGYALRSAAGLGLPMTFLTFSRGFEVEADFLGVQYMYKTGYDPQAYVSFFEKIQAKEKKKPGSLAKAFATHPQTPDRIEKTQGEIASILPARDQYIVSTSEFDIVKSRLAALENRRKITDDKESRPTLRRTTNDKKTDTGDTKDDDRPTLKRRD, encoded by the coding sequence ATGAAGTTCAAAGCGAGTTTGGCGACAGTAGCTTTGCTGTTCTCGTCGGTTGCGCCGTTCGCAGTCGCGCAAGACAAGAATCAGGACAAGCAGCAGGACGAGACGCAGCAGCAGAAGGTGAAGCCCGGAAGCAAGAATGATGTCGAGGCTATCGGCAATCGCGACATAGGTGGCAAGGGCAAGGGTCTGGGCAACTGGTACTCCGTCGAGAAAGAGATTGCGATGGGGAAGGAGTACTCGAACCAGATCGAGGCCAGCGTCAAGCTGGTTCAGGACCCTGTCGTGACCGAGTACGTGAATCGTGTCGGGCAGAACCTTGTGCGCAATTCGGATGCACGCGTTCCGTTCACGATTAAGGTGATCGACTCTGACGAGGTAAACGCGTTTGCCTTGCCCGGCGGATTCTTCTACGTGAACACCGGCCTGATCATGGCGGCCGACGAAGAGGCAGAGCTCGCCGGCGTCATGGCGCATGAGATCGCTCACGTAGCTGCGCGCCATGCAACGCGCCAAATGACGCGGAGCCAGTGGGCGAACATAGGCTCCATTCCGCTGATCTTCGTTGGCGGCGGTCTTGGCTATGCGCTGCGTAGCGCGGCAGGCCTGGGATTGCCAATGACCTTCCTCACGTTCTCCCGCGGCTTTGAGGTCGAGGCCGATTTCCTGGGCGTGCAATACATGTACAAGACCGGCTATGACCCACAGGCCTACGTATCGTTCTTCGAGAAGATACAGGCGAAGGAGAAGAAGAAACCAGGATCGCTGGCCAAGGCCTTTGCAACGCACCCGCAAACGCCCGATCGGATCGAAAAGACGCAAGGCGAGATCGCTTCAATTCTCCCTGCCCGCGATCAGTACATCGTCAGCACTTCGGAATTCGACATCGTCAAGTCGCGGCTAGCGGCACTTGAGAATCGTCGCAAGATCACAGATGACAAAGAAAGCCGTCCGACGTTGCGCCGCACGACGAATGATAAGAAAACCGACACAGGCGACACGAAAGACGACGATCGTCCGACATTGAAGCGTCGAGACTAG
- a CDS encoding peptidylprolyl isomerase, giving the protein MKKRLAVFILCFATALVAADKQPKAIIQTSMGDISCTLFPEKAPLTVENFIGLAEGTKDWKNPVSQAKKHGVPLYDGTIFHRVIPNFMIQGGDPAGNGTGDPGYKFKDEISSLKFDQGGRLAMANSGPNTNGSQFFITEAPTPHLNGKHTIFGQCGPMNLIERIARVPRDSMDKPRVPLQIKHIKIVGAGSSVDKANAAKAETKKDAPKN; this is encoded by the coding sequence ATGAAGAAACGGCTCGCAGTATTCATTCTCTGCTTCGCCACGGCCCTCGTGGCGGCTGACAAGCAACCCAAAGCCATCATTCAGACCAGCATGGGCGACATCAGCTGCACCCTCTTTCCTGAAAAGGCTCCGCTGACGGTGGAGAATTTCATTGGATTGGCCGAGGGCACCAAGGACTGGAAGAATCCAGTCAGCCAGGCGAAGAAGCATGGCGTGCCGCTGTATGACGGCACAATTTTCCACCGCGTAATTCCGAACTTCATGATTCAAGGTGGCGATCCGGCAGGTAACGGCACGGGCGATCCCGGCTACAAGTTCAAGGACGAGATCAGCTCTTTGAAGTTCGACCAGGGTGGACGTCTCGCAATGGCGAACTCGGGCCCGAACACGAACGGTAGCCAGTTCTTCATCACCGAAGCTCCGACGCCTCACCTCAACGGCAAGCACACCATCTTCGGGCAGTGCGGCCCCATGAATTTGATTGAGCGCATCGCGCGCGTGCCGCGTGATTCCATGGATAAGCCACGCGTTCCTCTGCAGATCAAGCACATCAAGATCGTCGGCGCGGGCTCCTCCGTAGACAAGGCCAATGCCGCGAAGGCCGAAACAAAGAAGGACGCGCCTAAGAACTGA